The genomic segment TCCGTGCGGGCGAACTGACCACGGGCTTCATCGCCGAGGAATATCCCGAAGGTTTCACCGGCGCCCCGGCCTCGCCCGAATTGCTGCGCGCCCTTGCCGCTATTGCGGGCACGATCGCCACGATCAATGCGGACCGGGCGCGCCGGATCGCCGGGCAACTCAACGGCCCACCCGCCCCTCCGGGTGACTGGCAGGTGAGCATCGACGGGCAGGATCATGCGGTCAGCATCGAGGAAGATGCGATCACCGTGGATGGCCAGCCGGTGGACGTGGCCTTCGAATATACGCCGGGGGACCGGATCATCCTTGCCGAACTGGATGGCGAGCCGCTGACCGTTCAGGTCGCCCCCCAAAGGCTCGGTTATGTGCTGTCTACGCGCGGGTTCAGTCGCTTTGTGCGCACGCTGAACGCCCGTTATGCCGCCTTGAGCGCACATATGATCGAGAAGGAAGCGCCCGACCTTTCGCGCCTGCTGATTTGCCCGATGCCCGGACTTCTCGTGGCTTTACATGTGGTTGAAGGGCAGGCCGTCGAACCCGGCCAGCCCCTCGCCACGGTGGAGGCAATGAAGATGGAAAACATCCTCCGCGCCGAAAAATCAGGTACAATCAAGCAGATAAACGCCGCCATCGGCGCCAGTCTGGCAGTCGATGCCGTGATCCTGGAACTGGATTAGGCCGCCGAAAAGCTTCGGCCCTGCCCAAACTCACTTCCCGACGAATACTCCATTGACCGAATAATAGGGGAAGTCCCAGGTGTTGGTGGCATCCGGTGCCTGCCAAGTGATACCGAACGCACCCACCATCTCGGTCGCGCCCGGCCCGAAAAGCCCGCCTCTCATCGACCCTGCCAATGGCCGAACGATGTCGTGGTTATAATCCATCGAAAGCGTGAATATCGAGCGGTTCGCCGAGTCCAGCGATCCGTAACCAGTGAAATTGCCGAAGTTTTTGGTTGCATTCGTGTCCGCATCCCGGCCCACCACGGAAGAAAGACCGCCCGAGATAGAACCGCTGGAAAAGTCGACCGTGAATGTACCCTGCCCGCTCAATGCATAAAGATTGGCATCCTTGCCGTTCGTGTCGCTTGCATTGCCGTAGATCGAACCCCTGTAAGTCGCCGAACCGGTGTGGGGCAGGAGATTGGGCTGCGTAAAAAGCCCATAGACGATATAGTCGGACTGGCGCGTTGACGGGACATCCGGCGTATCATGCTCGTAAATGGCAAAGCTGCTGTAAGTCAGCTTCACCTCCGGGTTGGCATCCCCCCATTTGAACATCCGCAGCACATCGTCATTCGATGAACTGAAACTGTCGAAAGCGGCAAAATCAGGATCGGAAAAACGATCGGCCGCGCGGAAGGTCTGGACCACGTTGCCGGCAGGCCCGATTATGCCATAGGTCTTGGCATCGAGATCGAACCTCATTCCCTTCGGCCCATAATAGCCCGAGTTGGCGAAGGTCGACGGAAGATCGAAGCGACCGGTCAGATCGGCCAACTTCGCGAAGGCGGCAGAGCTGTTCCCACTCTTTACGCCGGTAATCGCACCCACGCCCACTGCGGTCGAATTCGATTGAGGGCGGACTTCCCAGGTCGCACCGACTTCATCCGCATTCGGGCCATAGAAGCGCCCGGCAATCGTCCCGCGCATGGCTTCGAAATAATTATAACCGAATTCACCGCTGAAACTGTTGCCGCTGCCGGAAAGCGTTGCAGTGAGGAAGAAGTCATAATCTCCGGACTTCGTCCCGCCGACCGGATCGAACTCATACATCTTGCCGTCCCCGGCCAACTTGCCAGTCGCGAAATCGACCGTGAGGTTGCCCGATCCACCATAGGCCCAGGGCTGGCCATAAAGCAGAACCCCGTTGACCAGGATCGCATAGTCGGCCGCACCCGTCCGGGGCAGGGAGGCATTGGGGGTTTCAACGCCGTAAGTGGCGACAGAAACGCTGTAATCGACTGAGCTGCTGTTCTCGACCACATATTGCCACAGGGCAGATGTGACGTAGCGCGTCGACGCGACCGGGGCGGAATTATCCACCCGTGACAGGGTCTGTATCGTGTCGCCATTTTCCTTCACCATCAGGACGACACCACCGCCACTGTTCGCCTGATCGATATCCGACTGAAGGAAAGTGGTGGTCTTGCCGCCACCGGAAAGGCGGTAACTCTTTGCAGACGCATCGTAATCGATCGTCAGGCCGCTCCGCGAAGTTGAAGACGAAGTCAGCCCGTCAAGCGTGAAGCGCCCCTTCGCCTGGACGGAATCGTTGGTGAAGCTCTCATTCTTCGAAAGGGTGACGAGGTCCGCATTGGCGCTGCTTGGGAAGCTCGATCCGCCTCCGCCGCCCGAACTGCCGCCGCCACCGGGCGGATTAGGCGTGGAATTCGTTCCGCCACCGCCTCCGCATGCCGATACAAGCAGTGCCGAACCAAAAATCGCAATCGCGCCGCGACGCCCCATACGCCCCCCATGAGCTGGTGACAGAATTAAGCCGCCCCGCAGTGGCGACCAAATTCTGCTAATTCATGCGGGGAGATAGAATGGCAATCAGGGTTGGAACCAGTCTCGTCCGAAACGGAGACATTGCCTCGAACGGCAGGTTCGCCCCGCTCAGCGCCCGCCTTCGCGAGCGCCGACGATGTCCACCGTCTTGGGCGTGCTGGAAAACAGTTCGGCAAAGGGATCGTCGCCCGTTTCCATCGTGTGCGGCTCGGTCCCTTCGCGCACGGTGGTGCGGCGCATGTCGCGCTTTTCGTGTTCGTAATCGAACTCGCCGCCGCGATGCATGGTGCACAGATTGTCCCAGATCACCAGATCGCCCGCATTCCACTTCACGCTGAAGATATATTGCGGCTGGGTGCAGTGCTCGATCAATTGCTTGATGAGCGAGCGCCCCTCATCCTTGTCCATGCCTTCAATGTCCATCGTGTGGGCGGCGATGAACAGTGCCTTGCGGCCGGAACCCTTATGGGTGTGGACCAGCGGGTGGCGTGCCTTGGGGCGGGCGTCGATCTCTTCCTCGGCGATTTCGGCACCGGCCTTCATGCGGCTCCACCACAGGGAATTCACACCCACCTTGTCCTCGAGGAATTCCTTCATGTCCTCGGGCAGGTCGTCATAGGCGGTGCGGGTATCGGCAAACCACGTCTCGCCGCCTTCACCCGGCACCTGATGGGCCAGCAGCAGCGAATAGGACGTGCGCTTTTCCATGAACGCGCTGTCCGTGTGCCACAGGCGATCGCCCTTGCGATACTGGATAGCGGCCGGATCCTGCGTGATCTCGCCTTCCAGATTGAGATTCGACGCATCGAACAGCTCGCGGAAGGGCAGGCGCATCTTCATGCCTTCGCGGGCAGGAACGCGTTCCAGATAGCCGAAATTGCGGCTGAACTCGACATGCTGCTCGTCGGTCAGGCCGGTGTCGCGATAGACGCACACACCGAATTTATCCATGGCATCGGTCACTTCCTTCAGCTCTTCGGGCGAGAGCGGACGGGTGATGTCGAGGCCGGAACATTCGGCGCCGAACTTCGGCAGAATCGGATTTACCTGGAGGCCCATCTGGCCTTCTCCTGTACTTGCACGCCCCTTGCGGGAAAACGAGCGAGCGCGATTCCCCAATCCGTGGACGGAGTCAACTTTCGCAGGCCCCGCCTCTCACTCCGGCCCCACCCGCCGCGCCTCTGGCGCAGCCCGCCCCGTTCGGCGATAGGGAAGCGAAACATCAAATGGAGAGGAACCAGACCATGACCACCCGCCAGCGAATCGCGCCCCGTTCGAAATTCGAGGAACAGACGGGCTTCACCCGCGCGCTGCGCGTGGGGGACCGGATCATCATCGCCGGCACGATCGACGACCGGATGCCCCCTGCCGCAGAAGCCGGGGATCAGGCGGATCGCATCTTCGGACTGTTCGCGGAATATATCGCAGAACTGGGCGGAACCATGGCCGATGTGGTGCGCGTGCGCATGTTCGTGACCGACATTGCCGACGCCGATGCCGTAAGCGCGGCCTTTTCCAAACACCTCAAGGCCACTTGCCCCACCGGCACGTTGGTGGCGATCAATGCGCTCTATCGGCCGGAATATAAGGTGGAGATTGAAGCCGAAGCGGTAGTTCTGGAGGGCTGAGCTGAGCCCGGCAGCGGAAAGGTTGGGTACATCGGGCGTTGATATTGCAGAATATATGCACCCCGGGAACAGATGGGAGAATGCCATGACACCCCGCCTTACCGCTGCCTTTACCGCCAGCCTTGCCGCCCTTGCGCTTTCCGCATGCGGCAGTTCCGACGAGACGAACGACACGGCAGCACCGCAGAGCGAAGCCCCGGCCACCACCCCGGCGCCGTCGGCCAGCATCGAAACCCCTGCCCTGCCGGATGCGATTCCCGCAGCGATGCAGGGCCGCTGGGGGCTGGTCCCGGCCGACTGCACTTCCACCCGCGGCGACGCCAAGGGGCTGCTGGTGATCGGGCCTGAAAAGCTCACCTTCTACGAATCGGTCGGCACGCTCGACACGGTGAAGGAAGGAGACAACAACCGGCTTCTGGCCAGTTTCGCCTATACGGGCGAAGGCATGAGCTGGGCGCGCGAGGAAGAACTCACGCTGGATGCGAGCGGCAAGCAGCTGGTCCGCGTCGAACATGGCGAAGGTGCCATGCCCCAGCCGCTCACCTATAACCGCTGCGCCTAGGAGGAGTTTCCCGATGAAGCGACATTCCGCAATTCTCGCCCCTCTCGCAGGGGCGCTCGCCCTGTCCGCTTGCGCAACCACCGGTGCGGAGGAACCATCCCCGCCCAGCCGTGCGGAAGGCGAATGCAAGGCAGAGGCCGGGCAGGCCTTTGTCGGGCAGAAGGCCACGGCCGAAACCGGCGCGGCACTGATCGCGGCCACCGGAGCGCGCACCCTGCGCTGGGTTCCGCCTCGCACCGCCGTCACCATGGACTTCCGGCCGGATCGGCTGACCGTCAGCTATGATGACGACATGGTGATCGAGCGGGTTTCCTGCACCTGACAGGCCCGCTATCGCTCGGACGATGAGCGAGAATATCCACCACCACATCCATGGCGGCGTGGGGCACCTGTCCCTCGCCCGCCCGCGTGCCATCAATGCGCTGACGCTCGACATGGTCGAGGCGATGCAGCGCGTGCTGCTGGAATGGCGCAACGATCCCGCCGTGCAGGCAGTGCTGATCGATCACGCGGAAGGCCGGGGCTTCTGCGCCGGGGGCGATGTGGCCGCCGTGCGCCGCTCGGTGCTGGAGGATGGCGGAGCGGAAGGGCGTGCCTTCTTCCATGAGGAGTACCGGCTCAACCATTTGCTGTTCACTTACCGGAAGCCCGTGGTCGCCTTCATGGACGGGATCACCATGGGTGGCGGAGTGGGCATCGCCATGCCCGCGCAATTCCGAGTGGCGACCGAGAATACCCTGTTTGCCATGCCGGAAGGGGCCATCGGCCTGTTCCCCGATGTCGGGGCGGGCTGGTATCTCTCCCGCCTGCCGGGAAGGATCGGGCCGTTTCTGGCGCTGACCGGTGCGCGGCTGGATGGGGCGGAATGCCTCTGGGCGGGGCTTGCCACGCATTACCTGCCCTCCGAAGCACTGGCAGAGGCCAAGGCCCGGATCATCGCCGCCCCGGATTCCATCGCCGCAATCCTCGATGAGCTTTCGACCGAACCGCCCGAGGCGCGCCTCACCCGCAATGCGGCGAATATCGACCGTTTCTTCGCGTCTGACCGGCTGGAAGACATCTTCGCCGCGCTGGAGGCGGACGATTCGAAATGGGCGGGCAAGGAACTGGCCACACTGCGCTCCAGAAGCCCGCTGACCATGAAGGTCGCCCTGCGGCAAATCGCGCAGGCGAAGGCCCTTTCGGATTTCACCGAGGAAATGCGCATCGAATATCGCCTCGCCGCGCGCATGATCGCCGAGCCGGACTTTGCCGAAGGCGTCCGCGCCGTGCTGGTGGACAAGGACAATGCGCCGCGCTGGAATCCCGCCACGCCCGAAGGCATAAGCGAAGCGAAACTGGACGCGATCTTCGCCCCTCTCCCAGAAGGGGAAGAGTGGGCGCCGCTGACCTGAACGGAGAACAGCCTTGGCCGAATATGAGACCATCCTTGTCGAACAACGGGACGCGGTCACGCTGGTGACGCTGAACCGGCCGCAGGCGCTCAATGCCCTCAACAGCCAGGTGCTGGCCGATCTGGTTGCGGCCTTTGCTGCCTATGAGGCTGACGCTGGCCAGCGCTGCCTCGTCCTGACGGGCAGCGAGAAAGCCTTTGCTGCCGGGGCGGACATCAAGGAAATGTCGTCCAAGGGTTTTGCCGACATGTTCGGGGCGGACCTTTTCGCGGGCTATGACCGCGTGGTCGCCACCCGCAAGCCATGGATTGCCGCTGTGGCGGGCTATGCGCTGGGCGGTGGCTGCGAGCTGGCGATGATGGCGGATTTCATTCTCGCGGCCGACAGCGCGAAATTCGGCCAGCCGGAAATCACGCTCGGCATTACGCCCGGCATGGGCGGATCGCAGCGCCTGACCCGCGCTGTCGGCAAGGCCAAGGCGATGGAGATGTGCCTGACCGGGCGGATGATGGATGCGACCGAGGCGGAAAGCGCGGGCCTCGTCGCTCGGGTGGTCCCCGCTGACGAACTACTGACCGAGGCCATGAAGGTCGCGGCAAGGATCGCGGCCATGCCGCCGCTCGCTGCCATGGCCTGCAAGGAAATGGTCGATGCCGCTTTCGAGACGCCGCTCAGCCAGGGCCTCTCCTTCGAACGGCGGCTGTTCGCCGGGCTGTTCGGCACGGAAGACCAGAAGGAAGGCATGGCCGCCTTTGCCGAAAAGCGCCCTGCCAAGTTCACCGGCCGGTGATCTGGCCGGCGGCACGGGGTTGCTCGCGGGGCCAGCCGCCTAGCCACAGTTTGCCCCCCGCAAAGAATTTCTGCCCCGCCGCGCTCTTGCTCCCGCGCGCAGCACAAGCCATGTGCCGATGCGATTATGCAGCAACTGACGCATCTTGATCGGCTGGAAGCCGAAAGCATTCACATCCTGCGCGAGGTCGTGGCCGAAGCGCAGAACCCGGTGATGCTCTATTCGATTGGCAAGGACAGCGCCGTCATGCTGCACCTTGCCCGGAAGGCCTTCTATCCGTCGCCTCCGCCCTTCCCCCTGCTCCATGTCGATACGACCTGGAAGTTCCGGGACATGTACGCCCTGCGCGACAAGATGGCCGAGCAGTCCGGCATGGATCTGATCGTCTATCAGAACCCCGAAGCGAAAGAGCGCGGGATCAACCCGTTCGACCATGGCCCGCTGCACACGGATATGTGGAAGACGGAAGGGCTCAAGCAGGCGCTCGACAAATACGGCTTCGACGCGGCCTTTGGCGGCGCTCGCCGCGACGAGGAAAAGAGCCGCGCCAAGGAGCGCATCTTCTCCTTCCGCACGGCCACGCATGCGTGGGACCCGAAGAACCAGCGCCCGGAACTGTGGAACCTCTACAATGCCCGCAAGAACAAGGGCGAGAGCATTCGCGTCTTCCCGATCAGCAACTGGACCGAGCTGGATATCTGGCAGTACATCATGAAGGAGCAGATCGAGATCGTGCCCCTTTACATGGCCGCCCCCCGCCCCACCGTGGTGCGTGACGGACTGCTGCTGATGGTGGACGATCACCGCTTCCCGCTGCTGCCGGGTGAAGAGCCGATGATGCGCTCCATCCGGTTCCGCACCCTTGGCTGCTATCCGCTGACTGGCGCGGTGGAGAGCACGGCCAGCACCCTGCCCGAAGTGGTGCAGGAAATGCTGCTGACCACCACCAGCGAACGTCAGGGCCGCGTGATCGACAAGGACGGGGGCGATGCCTCCATGGAGAAGAAGAAGCAGGAGGGGTATTTCTGATG from the Erythrobacter sp. SG61-1L genome contains:
- a CDS encoding transferrin-binding protein-like solute binding protein yields the protein MGRRGAIAIFGSALLVSACGGGGGTNSTPNPPGGGGSSGGGGGSSFPSSANADLVTLSKNESFTNDSVQAKGRFTLDGLTSSSTSRSGLTIDYDASAKSYRLSGGGKTTTFLQSDIDQANSGGGVVLMVKENGDTIQTLSRVDNSAPVASTRYVTSALWQYVVENSSSVDYSVSVATYGVETPNASLPRTGAADYAILVNGVLLYGQPWAYGGSGNLTVDFATGKLAGDGKMYEFDPVGGTKSGDYDFFLTATLSGSGNSFSGEFGYNYFEAMRGTIAGRFYGPNADEVGATWEVRPQSNSTAVGVGAITGVKSGNSSAAFAKLADLTGRFDLPSTFANSGYYGPKGMRFDLDAKTYGIIGPAGNVVQTFRAADRFSDPDFAAFDSFSSSNDDVLRMFKWGDANPEVKLTYSSFAIYEHDTPDVPSTRQSDYIVYGLFTQPNLLPHTGSATYRGSIYGNASDTNGKDANLYALSGQGTFTVDFSSGSISGGLSSVVGRDADTNATKNFGNFTGYGSLDSANRSIFTLSMDYNHDIVRPLAGSMRGGLFGPGATEMVGAFGITWQAPDATNTWDFPYYSVNGVFVGK
- a CDS encoding TauD/TfdA family dioxygenase, which produces MGLQVNPILPKFGAECSGLDITRPLSPEELKEVTDAMDKFGVCVYRDTGLTDEQHVEFSRNFGYLERVPAREGMKMRLPFRELFDASNLNLEGEITQDPAAIQYRKGDRLWHTDSAFMEKRTSYSLLLAHQVPGEGGETWFADTRTAYDDLPEDMKEFLEDKVGVNSLWWSRMKAGAEIAEEEIDARPKARHPLVHTHKGSGRKALFIAAHTMDIEGMDKDEGRSLIKQLIEHCTQPQYIFSVKWNAGDLVIWDNLCTMHRGGEFDYEHEKRDMRRTTVREGTEPHTMETGDDPFAELFSSTPKTVDIVGAREGGR
- a CDS encoding Rid family hydrolase; protein product: MTTRQRIAPRSKFEEQTGFTRALRVGDRIIIAGTIDDRMPPAAEAGDQADRIFGLFAEYIAELGGTMADVVRVRMFVTDIADADAVSAAFSKHLKATCPTGTLVAINALYRPEYKVEIEAEAVVLEG
- a CDS encoding I78 family peptidase inhibitor, whose translation is MKRHSAILAPLAGALALSACATTGAEEPSPPSRAEGECKAEAGQAFVGQKATAETGAALIAATGARTLRWVPPRTAVTMDFRPDRLTVSYDDDMVIERVSCT
- a CDS encoding enoyl-CoA hydratase/isomerase family protein, which gives rise to MSENIHHHIHGGVGHLSLARPRAINALTLDMVEAMQRVLLEWRNDPAVQAVLIDHAEGRGFCAGGDVAAVRRSVLEDGGAEGRAFFHEEYRLNHLLFTYRKPVVAFMDGITMGGGVGIAMPAQFRVATENTLFAMPEGAIGLFPDVGAGWYLSRLPGRIGPFLALTGARLDGAECLWAGLATHYLPSEALAEAKARIIAAPDSIAAILDELSTEPPEARLTRNAANIDRFFASDRLEDIFAALEADDSKWAGKELATLRSRSPLTMKVALRQIAQAKALSDFTEEMRIEYRLAARMIAEPDFAEGVRAVLVDKDNAPRWNPATPEGISEAKLDAIFAPLPEGEEWAPLT
- a CDS encoding enoyl-CoA hydratase, whose translation is MAEYETILVEQRDAVTLVTLNRPQALNALNSQVLADLVAAFAAYEADAGQRCLVLTGSEKAFAAGADIKEMSSKGFADMFGADLFAGYDRVVATRKPWIAAVAGYALGGGCELAMMADFILAADSAKFGQPEITLGITPGMGGSQRLTRAVGKAKAMEMCLTGRMMDATEAESAGLVARVVPADELLTEAMKVAARIAAMPPLAAMACKEMVDAAFETPLSQGLSFERRLFAGLFGTEDQKEGMAAFAEKRPAKFTGR
- the cysD gene encoding sulfate adenylyltransferase subunit CysD, whose translation is MSAPPRSCSRAQHKPCADAIMQQLTHLDRLEAESIHILREVVAEAQNPVMLYSIGKDSAVMLHLARKAFYPSPPPFPLLHVDTTWKFRDMYALRDKMAEQSGMDLIVYQNPEAKERGINPFDHGPLHTDMWKTEGLKQALDKYGFDAAFGGARRDEEKSRAKERIFSFRTATHAWDPKNQRPELWNLYNARKNKGESIRVFPISNWTELDIWQYIMKEQIEIVPLYMAAPRPTVVRDGLLLMVDDHRFPLLPGEEPMMRSIRFRTLGCYPLTGAVESTASTLPEVVQEMLLTTTSERQGRVIDKDGGDASMEKKKQEGYF